The following coding sequences are from one Salinicoccus sp. Bachu38 window:
- the rlmD gene encoding 23S rRNA (uracil(1939)-C(5))-methyltransferase RlmD yields MTPVNKNDHFTATVEDYTHEGQGIVKVDGYPIFIPNVLKGEEIEFKVLKTNQKFGFGKSAKLLAPAANRIEPPCPYYYECGGCQIQPLNYEEQQAFKKGTVDKSINRMGKLDRETQDVMAMDNPFNYRNKSQIPVRFRDGKVEMGFYRPRSHNIVDIEYCLIQKDIHNKLMLFIKEQFNREHVSVYDEALHQGLIRHVVIRSNHDDSEVQVAFVTNGKKNIFSNIINEMIEAFPMVTSVVQNINDQKTNVIFGEKTITLRGKDYITDTLLGKDFRIRAKSFYQVNHAQTERLYRKAIELADLKGDETIIDTYCGIGTIGLCASDKARKIIGIEVVQSAVEDAKENAKLNGVDNAEYHLGKSEQVMKRLVSQGVNPDVVFVDPPRKGCHPEFLESLVEVKPEKIIYVSCNPSTLQRDLKYLNSEGYDISPVTPVDMFPQTNHVESVVILEKE; encoded by the coding sequence ATGACCCCAGTCAATAAGAATGATCATTTCACCGCAACCGTCGAAGACTATACACATGAAGGACAAGGTATCGTCAAAGTGGACGGCTATCCGATCTTCATCCCCAACGTACTGAAGGGGGAGGAGATAGAGTTCAAGGTGCTGAAGACCAACCAGAAGTTCGGCTTCGGCAAAAGCGCGAAGCTGCTGGCCCCTGCGGCGAACCGCATCGAACCGCCATGCCCGTACTACTATGAGTGCGGCGGCTGCCAGATTCAACCGCTGAACTACGAAGAGCAGCAGGCATTCAAAAAGGGGACGGTGGACAAGAGCATCAACCGCATGGGCAAACTCGACCGGGAGACGCAGGACGTCATGGCGATGGACAATCCGTTCAATTACCGGAACAAATCCCAGATTCCCGTCCGGTTCAGGGACGGCAAGGTGGAGATGGGATTCTATCGTCCAAGGAGCCACAACATCGTCGATATCGAGTACTGCCTCATACAGAAGGACATCCACAATAAGCTGATGCTTTTCATCAAGGAGCAGTTCAACCGGGAGCACGTTTCCGTATACGATGAAGCACTGCATCAGGGACTCATCCGCCACGTCGTCATCCGTTCGAACCATGATGACAGCGAAGTGCAGGTGGCCTTCGTCACCAACGGCAAGAAGAACATCTTCTCAAACATCATTAATGAGATGATCGAAGCCTTCCCGATGGTCACCAGTGTCGTCCAGAACATCAATGACCAGAAGACCAATGTCATATTCGGCGAGAAGACCATCACACTCCGCGGCAAGGACTACATCACGGACACACTGCTTGGCAAGGACTTCCGCATCCGGGCGAAATCCTTCTACCAGGTCAACCATGCCCAGACGGAAAGACTGTACCGGAAGGCCATAGAGCTCGCCGACCTCAAGGGTGATGAAACCATCATCGATACGTACTGCGGCATCGGCACCATCGGACTGTGTGCATCTGATAAGGCCAGGAAAATCATCGGTATCGAAGTCGTCCAGTCCGCCGTCGAAGACGCGAAGGAGAACGCCAAGCTCAACGGTGTGGACAATGCGGAATACCATCTCGGCAAATCCGAGCAGGTCATGAAGAGGCTCGTCAGCCAGGGCGTCAACCCCGACGTCGTCTTCGTCGACCCGCCGAGAAAAGGGTGCCACCCCGAATTCCTAGAGTCGCTCGTCGAAGTGAAGCCTGAGAAAATCATCTATGTATCCTGCAACCCGAGCACACTGCAGCGCGACCTGAAGTATCTGAATTCAGAAGGGTATGACATCAGTCCAGTCACGCCCGTCGACATGTTCCCGCAGACGAACCATGTGGAGAGTGTAGTGATTTTGGAGAAAGAGTAG
- a CDS encoding 5'-nucleotidase C-terminal domain-containing protein: MKLTIFATTDIHGALYPYDYFDGSEKTSSLLHLQSHIKKYRSAHPEDLVLTVDNGDMLQGDVWSDYDYRHRDGENPLFAPRMMNEVYDVIGVGNHEFNFGLDYLLTAYRQVEAEIINANVDFRQHPLKDWIKPYVIIEKETPHGPLKIGFLSVMPTQIMKWDAFHLEGKVDVDDMLMTVEAVAREIKAQGADIIILLSHSGMSKDPEHVRSYGENQTFLMTMIRDIDGIVFGHTHEFFPDPDFEEEIDNIDFRRGAVNGKPMVQPGVSASHLGQLTFELEYDGGWRIREADAQLIEAHTIEMDESLKTRYLPLHQKVLAYLSQPVGHIEETWHTYFSRVVPSKAVQVVAEAGKKYALELIDRGEIEALPVLGFNAATKAGRDGAHDFTVLEAGEITLSSAIDLYKHTNTMVLIKVDGRILKEWLEWSASQFNQPAESDDLLKPNSSKNGFPSYNFDTFFDLEYTFDISQPSRYSGTAKKLNDTERVVEMMYNGKPVRPDDCFIVPANNYRAAYTAFLRKAEVVHESQKSVRDIVTEYMMSGPEFEYTNPMTIIPRGKYRMKTATKAKEYIQNDSSIHHLETLRDGFSWYEIDLTKEEEHDPSQ, translated from the coding sequence ATGAAACTGACGATATTTGCAACGACAGATATACATGGCGCACTCTATCCATATGACTATTTTGACGGTTCGGAGAAGACATCGAGCCTGCTTCATCTGCAGTCGCATATTAAAAAGTATCGATCCGCCCACCCTGAAGATCTTGTTCTGACTGTAGACAATGGGGACATGCTGCAGGGGGATGTCTGGAGCGACTATGACTATAGGCACAGGGATGGGGAAAATCCGCTTTTCGCACCGAGGATGATGAATGAAGTCTATGATGTCATCGGCGTCGGCAATCATGAATTCAACTTCGGGCTGGACTACCTCCTGACCGCCTACAGGCAGGTCGAAGCTGAAATCATCAATGCAAATGTGGATTTCAGGCAGCACCCCTTAAAAGACTGGATCAAACCCTATGTGATTATTGAAAAGGAGACCCCGCACGGACCATTGAAAATAGGCTTTCTGAGTGTCATGCCCACCCAGATCATGAAGTGGGATGCCTTCCACCTTGAAGGGAAGGTGGATGTCGACGATATGCTGATGACCGTCGAAGCGGTTGCTCGGGAGATAAAGGCACAGGGGGCGGACATCATCATCCTGCTGTCCCATTCCGGCATGAGCAAGGACCCGGAACATGTCAGAAGCTATGGCGAAAACCAGACATTCCTCATGACCATGATCCGGGATATCGACGGCATCGTGTTCGGGCATACCCACGAATTCTTCCCCGACCCCGATTTTGAAGAGGAAATAGACAATATCGACTTCAGGCGGGGCGCGGTCAACGGCAAACCGATGGTGCAGCCGGGTGTTTCTGCGAGCCATCTCGGGCAGCTCACTTTCGAGCTTGAATATGATGGTGGATGGCGCATCAGGGAGGCCGATGCACAGCTCATCGAAGCCCATACAATAGAGATGGATGAATCTCTGAAGACACGCTACCTGCCGCTGCACCAGAAGGTGCTCGCCTACCTGTCCCAGCCGGTCGGCCATATAGAAGAGACTTGGCATACCTATTTTTCCAGGGTGGTGCCGTCGAAAGCCGTACAGGTGGTGGCCGAAGCGGGCAAAAAGTATGCTTTGGAACTGATCGACAGGGGAGAGATTGAGGCATTGCCGGTACTCGGCTTCAATGCAGCCACCAAGGCGGGGAGGGATGGTGCCCATGACTTCACTGTGCTCGAAGCGGGGGAGATTACACTGTCCTCAGCCATCGACCTGTACAAGCACACCAATACGATGGTCCTCATCAAGGTCGATGGCCGGATATTGAAGGAATGGCTGGAATGGAGTGCCTCCCAGTTCAACCAGCCTGCAGAAAGCGATGACCTGCTGAAGCCGAACAGTTCAAAGAACGGCTTCCCAAGCTATAACTTCGATACATTCTTCGATCTCGAGTACACTTTCGACATTTCACAGCCGTCAAGGTACAGCGGGACGGCAAAAAAGCTCAATGATACAGAACGGGTCGTCGAAATGATGTATAATGGAAAACCTGTCCGGCCGGATGACTGCTTCATTGTACCGGCAAACAACTACAGGGCCGCCTATACTGCGTTTCTGAGAAAGGCAGAAGTCGTGCATGAATCTCAGAAGAGTGTGCGGGATATCGTGACGGAATACATGATGTCCGGCCCCGAGTTTGAGTATACGAATCCGATGACGATCATCCCCCGGGGAAAATACAGAATGAAGACCGCCACAAAGGCGAAAGAATATATACAGAATGACAGCAGTATCCATCATCTCGAAACACTTAGGGATGGATTCAGCTGGTACGAAATCGATCTGACCAAGGAGGAAGAACATGACCCCAGTCAATAA
- a CDS encoding glucose 1-dehydrogenase — protein MYEDLKGKTALVTGGSSGIGKAIVKRYHEEGMNVMFTYHSGDDEANEIVDALNDGNTESVATIKCDVTEEQEVVDAVKQTIEKFGGLDVMVNNAGIQNDVPSHELSVDEFDKVINTNLRGTFIGAREALKHYLDTDKKGSIINISSVHEIIPWPHYAHYTASKGGVKLLTQSLALEYSGLGIRVNNIAPGSVNTPINRDFFSTPEEKEGADDFVPMGYVAEPEHISNIAAFMASEQSVYITGQSIVADGGLSLYPSHKNPEYD, from the coding sequence ATGTATGAAGATCTGAAAGGCAAGACAGCGCTGGTTACAGGCGGATCGAGCGGAATCGGCAAGGCGATTGTGAAAAGATATCATGAAGAGGGCATGAATGTAATGTTTACTTATCATAGCGGAGACGATGAAGCGAATGAAATCGTTGATGCACTGAATGATGGCAACACTGAATCCGTAGCTACAATCAAGTGTGATGTCACCGAGGAACAGGAAGTCGTCGATGCAGTGAAGCAGACGATCGAAAAGTTCGGTGGACTCGACGTCATGGTCAATAATGCCGGCATCCAGAATGATGTACCGAGCCATGAACTCTCGGTCGATGAGTTCGACAAGGTCATCAATACAAATCTCCGCGGCACATTCATCGGTGCCCGCGAAGCATTGAAGCACTACCTGGATACGGACAAAAAAGGCAGCATCATCAACATTTCAAGTGTCCACGAAATCATCCCTTGGCCGCACTATGCCCACTACACTGCAAGCAAAGGCGGCGTAAAGCTGTTGACGCAGTCACTCGCCCTAGAGTATTCCGGGCTTGGCATACGGGTCAACAACATCGCTCCGGGCAGCGTCAATACACCGATAAACAGAGACTTCTTCTCCACACCGGAAGAGAAGGAAGGTGCCGATGACTTCGTTCCCATGGGCTATGTTGCAGAGCCTGAACATATTTCCAACATCGCAGCCTTCATGGCTTCTGAACAGTCCGTATATATCACTGGACAGTCGATTGTGGCGGATGGCGGACTGAGCCTGTACCCGTCCCATAAGAATCCGGAATATGATTGA
- a CDS encoding diacylglycerol kinase, producing the protein MKTARIIYNPTSGREAFKESLAEVLERLEVSGYITSTHATTCVGDATRAAAKACELGFDLIVAAGGDGTVNEVVNGMATYDKRPALGIIPMGTVNDFAKALHIPPTIHEAVETIISGQSARIDIGLMNSKYFINIAGGGKITEVSYEAPSKLKSIIGPLAYYVKGIEMLPKIRSSNVKIEYDDEVFEGKVMLFLLGLTNSIGGFEKLVPDAKLNDGKFTLIIVEEASLAEIGHIMTLVTRGEHLKHPKVHFFKAEEVNISSFEEVQLNLDGEFGGVLPARFTNLKEHLEIRVPVAFYDQHILKFEED; encoded by the coding sequence ATGAAAACTGCGAGAATTATCTACAATCCCACTTCGGGACGGGAAGCATTCAAGGAATCACTGGCAGAAGTGCTGGAGCGTCTGGAGGTCAGTGGCTATATCACGAGCACGCATGCTACGACGTGTGTTGGCGATGCGACCCGGGCTGCAGCAAAAGCCTGTGAGCTTGGATTCGACCTGATTGTTGCGGCAGGCGGTGACGGCACTGTGAATGAAGTGGTCAACGGCATGGCCACATATGATAAAAGACCGGCTCTCGGAATCATTCCGATGGGAACGGTGAACGATTTTGCGAAAGCGCTCCATATCCCCCCTACGATACATGAAGCGGTGGAAACGATCATCAGCGGCCAGTCCGCCCGCATCGACATCGGCCTCATGAACAGCAAATATTTCATCAACATTGCAGGAGGCGGGAAGATTACAGAAGTCTCCTACGAAGCGCCCAGCAAATTGAAATCCATCATCGGCCCTCTGGCATATTACGTAAAGGGCATAGAGATGCTGCCGAAAATAAGGAGCAGTAATGTGAAGATCGAGTACGATGATGAAGTCTTTGAAGGAAAAGTGATGCTGTTCCTGCTCGGGCTGACGAATTCCATCGGCGGCTTTGAAAAGCTTGTACCCGATGCGAAATTGAACGATGGCAAGTTCACCCTGATTATCGTAGAGGAAGCAAGCCTTGCGGAAATCGGTCATATCATGACCCTGGTCACAAGAGGGGAGCATCTGAAGCACCCCAAAGTCCATTTCTTCAAAGCGGAGGAAGTGAATATCTCTTCGTTCGAAGAAGTCCAGCTTAACCTCGATGGGGAGTTCGGAGGCGTCCTGCCTGCCCGGTTCACCAACTTGAAGGAGCACCTGGAGATCCGGGTGCCCGTGGCATTCTATGATCAGCATATCCTGAAATTCGAAGAAGACTGA
- a CDS encoding GrpB family protein produces the protein MNTTTIYKKASECYIQASLDILNHFRTSVKEIHHVGSTSIQRMDMPGEVDVLLLMKYEENINMLANGMVQEGYDKVSGFPSDYIEEVVLRDNQDDFEVNFILMHHESERKDEILYCRDCLNENDRYIQEFRKLKRAYLERRMDREEYELRKAGLFSAIMDREEDLDIV, from the coding sequence ATGAATACCACTACTATTTATAAGAAGGCATCTGAATGCTATATCCAGGCATCATTGGATATTCTGAACCACTTCAGGACGAGTGTGAAGGAGATCCACCATGTCGGTTCCACGAGCATCCAGAGGATGGACATGCCGGGGGAAGTCGATGTTCTATTATTGATGAAGTATGAGGAAAATATAAACATGCTGGCGAACGGTATGGTCCAGGAGGGATATGACAAGGTGAGCGGCTTCCCTTCCGACTATATCGAAGAGGTCGTCCTGCGTGATAACCAGGATGATTTCGAGGTGAATTTCATTCTGATGCATCATGAATCGGAAAGGAAGGATGAGATTCTCTACTGCAGGGACTGCCTTAATGAGAATGACAGATATATCCAGGAGTTCCGTAAGCTCAAAAGGGCCTATCTGGAGCGGAGGATGGACCGGGAGGAGTACGAGTTGAGAAAAGCCGGGCTGTTCAGTGCGATCATGGACCGGGAGGAGGACCTGGACATTGTATAG
- the gatB gene encoding Asp-tRNA(Asn)/Glu-tRNA(Gln) amidotransferase subunit GatB, whose amino-acid sequence MHFETVIGLEVHVELKTNTKMFSDAPAHFGAEPNTNLSVIDLAYPGTLPVPNKEAVNFGMKAAMALNMDIADVTKFDRKNYFYPDNPKAYQISQFDQPIGENGWIEIEVDGETRRIGITRLHLEEDAGKSTHKDDHSLVDLNRQGTPLVEIVSEPDIRTPEEAYAYLEKLKAIIQYTGVSDCKMEEGSLRCDANISLRPYGQEEFGTKTELKNLNSFNYVRKGLEFEEKRQEKVLMKGGEIPQETRRFDEKSGDTVLMRVKEGSDDYRYFPEPDLVEIHIDQEWKDRIKESIPLLPDALKEKYVDEYGLPAYDAHVLTLKKETSDFFNEMVESHQADVKLASNWLMGGVNEYLNKQQVELNETALTPENLSDMIKLIEDGTISSKQAKKVFNVLVEKGGDAKKVVKDLGMEQISDPAVLTEMVTEVLDANPQSIEDFKNGKDRAIGFLVGQIMKKSKGQANPKMVNQILLEEIDKR is encoded by the coding sequence ATGCATTTTGAAACGGTCATTGGACTGGAAGTCCACGTTGAACTTAAAACGAACACAAAAATGTTCTCGGATGCACCTGCACACTTTGGTGCTGAGCCCAACACGAACCTGAGTGTCATCGACCTTGCCTACCCGGGTACATTGCCCGTTCCGAACAAGGAGGCGGTCAACTTCGGCATGAAGGCGGCCATGGCACTCAATATGGATATTGCAGATGTCACAAAATTCGACAGGAAGAACTATTTCTATCCGGACAACCCGAAAGCGTACCAGATTTCACAGTTCGACCAGCCAATCGGCGAGAACGGCTGGATAGAGATTGAAGTGGACGGCGAGACGAGACGCATCGGCATCACCCGCCTGCACCTCGAAGAGGATGCCGGCAAATCGACGCATAAGGATGACCATTCACTGGTCGACCTGAACCGTCAGGGGACACCGCTTGTCGAAATCGTCTCCGAACCGGACATCAGAACACCGGAAGAGGCGTATGCCTACCTAGAGAAGCTGAAGGCGATCATCCAGTATACCGGTGTTTCCGACTGCAAGATGGAAGAGGGGTCACTCCGCTGTGATGCGAACATCTCCCTGAGACCATACGGCCAGGAGGAATTCGGTACGAAGACGGAGCTGAAGAACCTGAACTCCTTCAACTATGTCAGAAAAGGACTTGAGTTCGAGGAGAAACGCCAGGAGAAAGTGCTGATGAAGGGCGGGGAGATTCCCCAGGAGACACGCCGCTTCGATGAAAAGAGTGGGGATACCGTCCTCATGCGTGTCAAGGAGGGTTCCGATGACTACAGATACTTCCCGGAACCGGACCTCGTGGAAATCCATATCGACCAGGAATGGAAGGACAGGATCAAGGAAAGCATCCCGCTCCTGCCCGATGCCCTGAAAGAGAAGTATGTAGATGAATACGGACTGCCTGCGTATGATGCCCACGTCCTTACGCTCAAGAAGGAGACTTCCGACTTCTTCAACGAGATGGTGGAGTCGCACCAGGCGGACGTGAAGCTCGCTTCCAACTGGCTGATGGGCGGGGTGAATGAATACCTCAACAAGCAGCAGGTCGAATTGAATGAGACGGCACTTACGCCGGAAAACCTGTCCGACATGATCAAACTGATCGAGGATGGCACGATTTCAAGCAAACAGGCGAAAAAAGTCTTCAATGTGCTCGTCGAAAAAGGCGGGGACGCGAAGAAGGTCGTCAAGGACCTCGGCATGGAACAGATCTCCGATCCGGCAGTGCTCACCGAAATGGTGACGGAAGTGCTGGATGCCAATCCGCAGTCGATCGAAGACTTCAAAAATGGGAAGGACCGTGCAATCGGCTTCCTCGTCGGCCAGATCATGAAGAAATCAAAAGGCCAGGCGAATCCGAAGATGGTCAACCAGATACTGCTTGAAGAGATTGATAAGAGATAG
- the gatA gene encoding Asp-tRNA(Asn)/Glu-tRNA(Gln) amidotransferase subunit GatA translates to MNIHEMTVETLYEKIQSKEIKPSEVVGALFDRIEASDEAIGSFLFVNKEEAMKQAEALDRLQEEDRMEGPLFGIPMGIKDNICTKDILTTCASRMLEDFTPVYDATVMEKLNDANAVMMGKQNMDEFAMGGSTENSYFKNTRNPWDLKAVPGGSSGGSAAAVAAGFVPFSLGSDTGGSVRQPAAFCGVVGMKPTYGRVSRYGLVAFASSLDQIGPITRNVRDNARILELISGSHNKDATSKPGMDHQFLDGIDKDLSGMKIALPKEFIGEGISTEVEESIRKAAETFESLGATVEEVSIPHTKYVVSAYYLIASSEASSNLARFDGIRYGYKAEGTETLEEHYKKTRAEGFGEEVKRRILLGTFVLSAGHYDQHYIRAQKLRGVIEREMKGLFSEYDLILGPTTPTPAYDLGEKSDDQLEMYKDDILTIPANLTGMPALSIPSGLSASGRPIGLQLIGNHFDEKKIYNAALKFEEQFNLHEELKTLQLEVQ, encoded by the coding sequence GTGAACATTCATGAGATGACAGTGGAAACACTGTATGAAAAGATACAATCCAAAGAAATCAAACCTTCTGAAGTAGTGGGTGCGCTATTCGATAGAATCGAAGCGTCTGATGAGGCAATCGGTTCTTTTTTGTTTGTCAATAAGGAAGAAGCGATGAAGCAGGCGGAGGCACTCGACCGTCTTCAGGAGGAAGACAGGATGGAAGGGCCGCTGTTCGGCATTCCGATGGGAATCAAGGACAACATCTGTACCAAGGATATACTGACGACATGCGCAAGCCGCATGCTGGAGGACTTCACTCCTGTATATGATGCAACAGTCATGGAAAAGCTCAATGATGCAAATGCGGTCATGATGGGCAAACAGAACATGGACGAGTTTGCGATGGGTGGTTCTACAGAGAACTCCTACTTCAAAAATACACGCAATCCATGGGATCTGAAAGCTGTTCCGGGCGGTTCCTCGGGCGGCTCTGCAGCTGCAGTGGCAGCCGGTTTCGTACCGTTCTCCCTCGGCTCCGACACTGGCGGCTCCGTCCGTCAGCCTGCCGCCTTCTGTGGTGTAGTGGGCATGAAGCCGACTTACGGACGTGTTTCCAGATATGGACTCGTCGCGTTCGCCTCTTCACTTGATCAGATCGGACCAATCACGAGGAACGTGAGGGACAACGCAAGGATCCTCGAACTGATTTCAGGTTCCCACAACAAGGATGCGACAAGCAAACCGGGGATGGACCACCAGTTCCTCGACGGCATCGACAAGGACCTCTCCGGCATGAAGATTGCACTCCCTAAAGAATTCATCGGGGAAGGCATCAGCACGGAAGTGGAGGAATCCATCAGGAAAGCGGCCGAAACATTCGAATCACTCGGTGCGACAGTGGAAGAAGTATCCATTCCACATACCAAATACGTGGTCAGCGCCTACTACCTGATCGCCTCCAGTGAAGCAAGCTCCAACCTTGCCCGCTTTGACGGGATACGCTACGGCTACAAGGCTGAAGGAACCGAGACGCTCGAGGAGCACTACAAGAAGACACGTGCCGAAGGGTTCGGCGAAGAGGTCAAACGCCGCATCCTCCTCGGAACCTTCGTACTCAGTGCCGGACACTACGACCAGCATTATATCCGGGCGCAGAAGCTGCGCGGTGTCATCGAGCGGGAAATGAAGGGACTGTTCAGCGAATACGACCTGATTCTCGGCCCTACAACACCGACGCCTGCATATGATCTCGGAGAGAAATCCGATGACCAGCTGGAGATGTACAAGGATGACATCCTGACCATTCCGGCAAACCTGACAGGCATGCCGGCGCTCTCCATCCCGAGTGGTCTGAGCGCATCCGGACGCCCGATCGGCCTGCAGCTCATAGGAAATCACTTTGATGAAAAGAAAATATACAACGCGGCATTGAAATTTGAAGAGCAGTTCAATCTCCATGAAGAATTGAAAACGCTGCAACTGGAGGTGCAATAA
- the gatC gene encoding Asp-tRNA(Asn)/Glu-tRNA(Gln) amidotransferase subunit GatC, giving the protein MSEINLDTVKHVANLARIEIQDEKAAEAFTKELDKIVDYAHLLDEVELSTTEPMFHALDLTNVLREDTPSEPLSQDEAMSNAKSTKDGHFKVPKML; this is encoded by the coding sequence ATGTCTGAGATTAATCTGGATACGGTAAAACACGTGGCAAATCTTGCACGTATCGAAATACAAGATGAGAAAGCGGCAGAAGCTTTCACGAAAGAACTGGACAAAATCGTGGACTACGCACACCTTCTCGATGAAGTGGAACTGAGCACGACAGAACCGATGTTCCATGCACTGGACCTGACGAACGTCTTGCGTGAAGATACACCGAGTGAACCTTTGTCACAGGATGAAGCGATGAGCAATGCCAAATCAACAAAAGACGGACACTTCAAAGTGCCGAAAATGTTATAA
- the putP gene encoding sodium/proline symporter PutP, which produces MILNSAQFTFTAGWQEYIMMALYFIVLIIIGLYAYKQSTSDLSGYMLGGRNIGPWVTALSAGASDMSGWMLMGLPGSMYSVGLSSIWIAIGLTIGAYINYWVVAPRLRVYSEVSEDSITLPDFFENRFKDNRHILKIVSGLVIVIFFAVYTASGMVSGGKLFQSAFDLPYHWGLFVTAAVVVIYTFVGGYLAVSLTDFFQGTIMFIAIVLIPIVAWMNLTGQGVEPFVRIEELGGLADVNYLSFISGVSIITILSNLAWGFGYFGQPHIIVRFMSIKSHKLIPNARRIGIVWMSIALVGACLTGLLGIAFTDATANDVSDPETILILMSQVLFHPLIGGFFLAAILAAIMSTISSQLLVTSSSLVQDFYKIVRRKTVGEETKSKEELDKHFVLLGRLSVVLVAIVAIIIAWDDESVILNIVANAWAGFGAAFGPLVVLSLHWKGLTRSGAVAAIIGGAATVIIWIAAGTFGTGLYEIIPGVIVSTLAAVIVSKMTQGTGISKEMEAEFDETTNILKQRR; this is translated from the coding sequence ATGATACTGAATTCAGCACAATTTACATTTACCGCTGGATGGCAGGAGTACATAATGATGGCACTGTACTTCATCGTTCTGATCATCATCGGACTGTATGCCTATAAGCAATCGACGTCAGACCTCAGTGGATACATGCTTGGGGGCCGTAATATCGGGCCTTGGGTCACTGCACTGTCTGCAGGAGCATCGGATATGAGTGGTTGGATGCTCATGGGTCTGCCGGGCAGCATGTACAGCGTCGGTCTATCCAGCATCTGGATCGCCATCGGTCTTACAATCGGGGCATACATCAACTACTGGGTGGTTGCACCGAGGCTGCGTGTCTATTCGGAGGTTTCCGAAGACTCCATCACGCTTCCGGACTTTTTCGAAAATCGTTTTAAAGATAACCGTCACATACTGAAGATCGTTTCCGGTCTCGTCATTGTAATATTCTTTGCGGTCTACACGGCGAGTGGAATGGTTTCCGGGGGCAAGCTTTTCCAAAGTGCATTTGATCTGCCTTACCACTGGGGACTCTTTGTCACCGCAGCTGTCGTCGTCATCTATACGTTCGTAGGGGGATATCTGGCAGTCAGCCTGACCGACTTCTTCCAGGGGACGATCATGTTCATCGCAATCGTACTGATTCCAATCGTTGCATGGATGAACCTTACCGGACAGGGTGTCGAGCCTTTCGTCAGGATCGAGGAACTCGGTGGACTGGCAGACGTCAACTATCTGTCATTCATCAGCGGTGTTTCGATCATCACCATACTGAGCAACCTGGCATGGGGCTTCGGCTACTTTGGACAGCCGCACATCATTGTGCGTTTCATGTCCATCAAATCCCACAAGCTCATTCCGAATGCCCGTCGTATCGGCATCGTGTGGATGTCCATCGCACTCGTTGGTGCATGTCTGACTGGTCTTCTCGGTATCGCATTCACTGATGCGACAGCCAATGATGTCTCAGATCCGGAGACGATCCTCATTCTCATGAGCCAGGTGCTCTTCCATCCGTTGATCGGTGGATTCTTCCTGGCAGCAATTCTTGCAGCAATCATGAGTACGATTTCTTCACAGCTTCTCGTCACTTCCAGTTCACTGGTCCAGGACTTCTATAAGATCGTCCGACGCAAAACAGTAGGTGAAGAGACGAAATCAAAAGAAGAACTCGACAAGCACTTCGTGCTTCTTGGACGTCTGTCCGTCGTACTCGTCGCCATCGTTGCAATCATCATTGCATGGGATGATGAATCCGTCATCCTCAACATCGTTGCCAATGCATGGGCCGGATTCGGTGCAGCATTCGGACCGCTCGTCGTTCTTTCACTTCATTGGAAAGGTCTTACACGTTCAGGTGCCGTTGCAGCCATCATCGGTGGTGCCGCCACTGTAATCATCTGGATCGCAGCAGGCACTTTCGGTACCGGCCTTTACGAAATCATCCCTGGTGTCATCGTATCCACGCTTGCAGCAGTCATTGTAAGTAAGATGACCCAAGGTACTGGCATCTCCAAAGAGATGGAAGCCGAATTTGATGAAACGACAAATATTCTTAAACAGCGCAGATAA